In Deltaproteobacteria bacterium, the genomic stretch CACAATGATATCCCCTGGCCCCACCTTTGCAGAAAAAGCGGGATCCACGCCTTCCATGCAGTGCTTGCCCAGTTCTTCACTGTCTGCCGTAACAAGGTACGGGGCCGGAATTATCACATCAGTATCAACATTGTCACCGAATTTCCAGACAGCGCCTTCAATTGTCATCAGCGGTTTTCCTACAACTCCTCCGGGCTCGCAATTCGTCCAAGTATGGCCGAGGCTGCAGCCACTGCGGGGTTAGCAAGATAGACCTCACTTGTCGAATGTCCCATCCGGCCGACGAAGTTGCGGTTCGTCGTAGCGACAGCTCTCTCGCCAGGCCCCAGGATGCCCATAAAGCCTCCCAGGCAGGGTCCGCACGTGGGGGGGCTTATAACCCCCTTGGCATTCAAAAAAATCTCAAGAAGGCCTTCAGCCATGGCTTGCCGGTAAATGCTTGGTGTGGCCGGTATCATGATAAGGCGGACATTCTTGTTAATGGTGCGTCCCTTAAGGACCTGGGCCGCGATGCGCAGGTCCTCTATACGTCCATTTGTGCACGATCCGATAACCGCTTGCTCAATAGGGATGGTTCCCACGTCTGAAATAGGCCGCGTGTTTTCGGGCAGATGGGGAAAGGCTACCTGGGGTTCAAGGGCAGAGACATCGTAGGACTTTTCCTCCTCGTAAACGGCATCCTGGTCGCTGTGAAAGCACTCGAAGGGTCTCTTTGCCCGCTGTTCAATATAGTCAAGCGTCACCTGATCCGGTGCAATGATTCCGCTCTTGGCTCCGGCCTCTATAGCCATGTTGGCCATTGTCATTCGATCCGACATCGGCAAAGCCTCTATGACTTCTCCAACGAATTCCATGGCCCTGTACGTGGCTCCGTCAACGCCGATATCGCCAATAGTGTGGAGGATCAGGTCCTTTCCGGTCACCCA encodes the following:
- the leuC gene encoding 3-isopropylmalate dehydratase large subunit; translated protein: MPQTITEKILAAHAGRESVAPGELLSVGIDLVLANDITAPIAIDLFEKSHIPTVFDPERIALVPDHFVPNKDIRSAEQVQTMRRFAKKYGIKHFFELGEMGIEHVLLPEQGLTLPGDVVIGADSHTCTYGALGAFATGVGSTDVAAAMITGEIWFKVPESIRLSYVGELKKWVTGKDLILHTIGDIGVDGATYRAMEFVGEVIEALPMSDRMTMANMAIEAGAKSGIIAPDQVTLDYIEQRAKRPFECFHSDQDAVYEEEKSYDVSALEPQVAFPHLPENTRPISDVGTIPIEQAVIGSCTNGRIEDLRIAAQVLKGRTINKNVRLIMIPATPSIYRQAMAEGLLEIFLNAKGVISPPTCGPCLGGFMGILGPGERAVATTNRNFVGRMGHSTSEVYLANPAVAAASAILGRIASPEEL